The DNA sequence GTGTAAGCTGACTTCCTCTGCGGTTTAAAAACAAAGTATCTTCATAACCTTTTTTTATATTTAATGTATTTCTAATGCTGCTTTGATACATGCGGATGTACTTTTCAGTAAACTTACCAATCGGAACAAAACGCTCTTTATTTCCTTTTCCGGTGATTTTAACAAAACCCTCCTCAAAATACAAATCAGAGATCTTAAGCGACACCAATTCCGAAACCCGGAGTCCACAGCCGTATAAAGTCTCTAAAATAGCGCGGTTTCTTTCTCCTTCATTTGAACTCAGATCTATAGCCGCAATTAAGGCATCTATTTCCGTAACAGACAAGGTATCCGGTAATTTCCGTCCCGTTTTTGGGGCCTCAATTAATTCTAACGGGCTGTCTTTTCTGTAATCTTCAAATACTAAATAATTGAAAAAACTTTTCAATCCGGAAATAATTCTGGCCTGGGACCTTGGATTCACTTCTTTTGAAACGTCATAAATAAACTGCTGTACGGTTTCGTCTGTGATTTTCAATGGCGAAACTTCAATACCGTTCGTCTCTAAAAAAAGACACAATCGTCCGATATCGAAACCATAATTTTCAATTGTATTTTTAGACAATCCTCTTTCGATTCGCAAATACGATTGATAATCTTTTATGTAGGTATTCCAATTCATACGTGCAAAGTAAAACATTTTTGGGTATAAAAAAACCTTCCCGGTTAGGGGAAGGCATTCAAATATTAATAGAAACTTTACTGAACTCGAATTGGCTCAATCCCGATAGAGTATAACCCCGAACTATACTCCCTTGTAGTATAATTTGCACCATCGGCGCCAATAATCACATTATCCGCAAAATTAACAATTACATCTCCCAACAAATCGTTTCCTTCAGTAAATGTTTTTTGAACCGTACTAGTTTTCGTAATTTTTTGACTAGTCCCGTATTTAAGTCCAACTTTAACATAATCTTTATACCCTCCACTTACATCAACACTAAAATTAGAAGCAAATTCAGCATTTCTAGATTCCGTTAAAACTGTAGTTACTGTCAAATCCACTTCCTCAACATCTATTTTAATTGTAGAAGCATATTGATCTAAATCCCAATTAAAAATTGGAATATTTAAATCCATTTTTTTAAAGCCCTCAAACCTTCTGTAAAAATAAAAAGGCCCTCCAAGATATTTAAAAGAAAACAAATCACGAACTCTCGCGCTAAAATACTTTATTATTTCTGATCCGACTCCATTCTTTGCATTTACTAAAATCCGAACTTTAAATTCAAAACTACCATCAGCCCATCCTCCAATATTGGAAAGATCATTGGCGCTAATACGCCCTGGCATATATGGATCACCTGTTTGTTCAGCAATTTTATCATAAGCGCTATTAAGATCACCTTGCAACATAAAAGACTTAATACCTTCTTGAAAATTATATTTAAAAGGCCCCTTTTGAGAATCAGGTGTTATACCATAATAAATATAATCTCTTTGCCAACCATCAACATTTACCGCATTATAGGTGTTATATGCCGTGATAATTTTAGGATCTATTGCCGAAACTTCGACAGTTCTTGCCAATTCCGCTTTAGATTTATTGACACCATCAAAAGAATTATCCAAAAATTTATAGTTAACACCATTAAATACACCAACAGATCTGGTCTTAATACCTTTATTTACAGAATTGTTGCTAACTACAATTCTTTCGTTATCCTTAATTACTATAATTGGATAAGCCGGAATATACTCCTGTTTGATAATCTCTTCTGATCCATCTAAATTAATTACAGGAATGTTATTAGTGGTAGACAGTCTAATTGCTACTTTTGGTATTTGATTTTCAGTATTCCATAATTGAGCAGAAAAAGAATTCTCAGGTAATTCAGGAACTAAAATTGTTAGAGTAGGATTGTTTATTTCAATCGAGTTCAATAAAGCTTCATTTCCTAAATTTTTGAGTATCATTTCTCTTACTGTAATATTACCCTCCAATCTTTCATCTTTTATCATTTGATATAAAACCTCATAATCATTATCAAACATTTCCAAAGATTTGTTTTTTAACAAATAAAGGCTTAATAAGGCTAAAAAACCTGTTAAAAAAAGCCAATATTTGACACATCCGTAATTTTGACACTTACAAGCTTATATCATAAATTAGTAAGTTTTTACCTCTATTCTATCCTGTCCCCTATAAATAAAACTTAAAAATTATATTACAAAAAAGCGATAGCAAGCAAATAACAGGCCTTAAAAAAAATGTTTTTTTTAGCGAAAGTAAATGTTTAACCTTTAGACAATTGAATCATTATTTCAATCAAAAAAAAGATGAAAATTTAAAAAAACATGCGAATTATAGTAATTATTTAATCTAAAATATAATACAATAAAATACTAATTCTGTAGTTTTGACCTATAAAACAACTTTAATTCTAAAAAACAATTTTATGAAAAAGATACTTTTAGCAGCGGTATTGTTCCTAGCTACAACAGCAACAATTCAGGCACAATTTTTACAACTTGGGGTTAAAGCGGGGGTTAATTTCGCAAACCAAACAGGAGGTACCTCTATTGACGCAGGAGGATTTGACAAAGAAGGAATTACAAGCTACCATGCAGGTGTTGTTGCAGAGCTAAAAATCCTTGATAGCTTTTCTATTCAACCCGAACTTTTGTATTCTACGCAAGGTGCAACTTACAAAAATGCTGTTTCAGAGTTTAAAAACGAATTAGGTTATTTATCTATACCGGTTATGGCTAAATTCTATGTAGGTAAATCTTTTAGTATTGAAGCTGGTCCGCAAGCATCATTTTTATTAAGCGAAAAAAATGATTTTGATGTAAAAAATGCAGAAACATTTGATTTCGCACTTAATGCAGGACTTGGATTTAAAATTACTAAAAGTCTTTTTGTTCAAGGACGTTACAGCCTTGGTTTGACTGAAGCTTCAAAAAATGCAGATATTAAAAACTCAACTGTACAATTATCAGCAGGATTTATGTTCTAAAAATAATATCACATACTTTTACCAAAACCGCTCTATTAATTGGAGCGGTTTTTTTATTTTTACCACTCTTGTAAAATGTTTTTTGTGAAATGTGAAATGACTTCCCTAAAACACCTTAATTAATTTAAAACCAGCTTATGAAAATCTGCATTGTTAACGGCCCCAATTTGAATCTTTTAGGAAAAAGAGAACCGGAAGTTTACGGAAGTCAAACTTTTGAAGCTTATTTTGAAACACTGCAGGAAAAATATCCAAATATTGAACTTTCCTATTATCAAAGTAACATTGAAGGGGAACTGATTGGCAAAATCCAGGAATGTGGTTTCACATTTGACGGGATTATTTTAAATGCCGGAGCTTATACCCACACCTCCATCGGTTTAGGTGATGCTATGAAAGCGGTTACCACACCTGTTATTGAAGTTCACATCTCAAACACCTATGCTCGTGAAAGTTTCAGACATCAATCGTATTTATCCGGAAACGCCAAGGGTGTAATTTTAGGCTTTGGTTTAAAAAGTTATGAGCTGGCAATTCAGTCGTTTTTGTAATACTCTATTTAACAAATCTTTAATAGACTCTCTTTTAAGTTCTCCTATTTTTGCAGGATAACCAACTTTTTATGAGAAACTATACTTTATTAGCTTTTTTACTTTTTTCTCTTTCCAACTTTGCTCAAATCAAAGGAACTATTACCGATGAAAAAGGAAACCCACTACCCTTTGTTTCTGTTTTTGAGGAAAACACGTATACCGGCACCACCTCAAACGAGCAGGGAAAATACCAACTTACTGTAAAAGACATTGGCAAAAACAAAATTACTTTTCAGTACTTAGGTTTTAAAACCCAAAAAATCACTGTTTCACCTGACACCAAAACGATTGTTCTGGATGTAAAAATGCAGGAAGAAAATTTTGTTTTAAATGAGGTTGTCATCGACCCTAAAAACAATCCTGCCAATGCCATAATCCGAAGTGCCATTGCAAACAAAAAAGAAAACTCCCAAAAAACAGCACGGTATACAGCCGATTTTTACTCAAAGGGAATGTTTAAAATCAAAGATTTACCTAAAAAAATATTAGGTCAAAAAATAGATCTTGGCGCAGATATGGCCTCCAATCTGGACTCTACCGGAACCGGAATTTTGTACTTATCCGAAACCGTTTCCAAAATCACTTTTGAAAAGCCGGACAAATTGAAGGAGAAAATCATAGCTTCTAAAATCTCCGGAAACAACAGAGGTTATAGTTACAATACAGCTGCTTTATCTACTTATGATTTTTACGATAATACTTTAGATTTTGATGTAAAATTAATTTCTCCATTGGCCGATAATGCTTTCAATTATTACAAATACAAATTGGAAGGAACTTTTTTTGATTCCAATAACCAGGAAATAAACAAAATAAAAGTAATTCCAAAACGGGATAAAGAACCTGTTTTTGAAGGCTACATTTATATTGTTGATGATAGTTTTGCCTTGTATGCAGTAGATTTTGATATAAAAGGGTATCGAATGAAAAATGAACTTACCGAAATTATGACTTTAAAACAAAGCTTTAGTTATCATTCCAAAAATAAAATATGGTCCAAAAATGCCCAAACTTTATCGTTTAAGGCCGGTATCTTTGGCATCAAATTTTCTGCCCATTTCAACTATATTTACTCCAATTATGATTTTCCGGATTCTTTTGCAAAGAAAACATTTGGGAACGAAATTGTAGCTTTTGAGGCCAACGCCAACAAAAAAGACAACGCTTTTTGGAATGAGATTCGTCCTATTCCGTTAACAATTGAAGAAAGCAACGATTACACCAAGAAAGACAGCATTCAAACCATCAGAAAATCACAGAAATACACTGATTCTGTTGATGCAAAAAACAATAAATTTAAAGTCTTAGATGTATTAACGGGTTACAATTACAAGAATACCTTCAAGCAACATTCTTTTACCTACGATGGTTTATTAGACATTTCTTCCTTAAGTTTTAATACCGTTCAGGGTTTTAATTTCGATACCGGTTTTTCTTTTAAAAAATGGGATGAAGAAAAAGGAAAAAGCACTCTGATAAAAACTACTTTTAATTATGGTTTTTCAGACGAACGTTTCCGCGCTACAGCTCAATTTCACCATAAATTCAACAACACAAATTTTGCTACAATCAGTGCTTCGGGAGGAACAAAAGCAGTACAATTTAATGGCGCGGAACCTATCTCTAAAATTGTAAATTCTGTCAGTTCCTTGTTTTT is a window from the Flavobacterium cupriresistens genome containing:
- the xerD gene encoding site-specific tyrosine recombinase XerD gives rise to the protein MNWNTYIKDYQSYLRIERGLSKNTIENYGFDIGRLCLFLETNGIEVSPLKITDETVQQFIYDVSKEVNPRSQARIISGLKSFFNYLVFEDYRKDSPLELIEAPKTGRKLPDTLSVTEIDALIAAIDLSSNEGERNRAILETLYGCGLRVSELVSLKISDLYFEEGFVKITGKGNKERFVPIGKFTEKYIRMYQSSIRNTLNIKKGYEDTLFLNRRGSQLTRSMIFAIIKDLAVKVNLNKNISPHTLRHSFATHLLENGADLRSIQLMLGHESITTTEIYVHLDRSFLKEVIHSFHPRK
- a CDS encoding porin family protein yields the protein MKKILLAAVLFLATTATIQAQFLQLGVKAGVNFANQTGGTSIDAGGFDKEGITSYHAGVVAELKILDSFSIQPELLYSTQGATYKNAVSEFKNELGYLSIPVMAKFYVGKSFSIEAGPQASFLLSEKNDFDVKNAETFDFALNAGLGFKITKSLFVQGRYSLGLTEASKNADIKNSTVQLSAGFMF
- the aroQ gene encoding type II 3-dehydroquinate dehydratase codes for the protein MKICIVNGPNLNLLGKREPEVYGSQTFEAYFETLQEKYPNIELSYYQSNIEGELIGKIQECGFTFDGIILNAGAYTHTSIGLGDAMKAVTTPVIEVHISNTYARESFRHQSYLSGNAKGVILGFGLKSYELAIQSFL
- a CDS encoding DUF5686 and carboxypeptidase regulatory-like domain-containing protein is translated as MRNYTLLAFLLFSLSNFAQIKGTITDEKGNPLPFVSVFEENTYTGTTSNEQGKYQLTVKDIGKNKITFQYLGFKTQKITVSPDTKTIVLDVKMQEENFVLNEVVIDPKNNPANAIIRSAIANKKENSQKTARYTADFYSKGMFKIKDLPKKILGQKIDLGADMASNLDSTGTGILYLSETVSKITFEKPDKLKEKIIASKISGNNRGYSYNTAALSTYDFYDNTLDFDVKLISPLADNAFNYYKYKLEGTFFDSNNQEINKIKVIPKRDKEPVFEGYIYIVDDSFALYAVDFDIKGYRMKNELTEIMTLKQSFSYHSKNKIWSKNAQTLSFKAGIFGIKFSAHFNYIYSNYDFPDSFAKKTFGNEIVAFEANANKKDNAFWNEIRPIPLTIEESNDYTKKDSIQTIRKSQKYTDSVDAKNNKFKVLDVLTGYNYKNTFKQHSFTYDGLLDISSLSFNTVQGFNFDTGFSFKKWDEEKGKSTLIKTTFNYGFSDERFRATAQFHHKFNNTNFATISASGGTKAVQFNGAEPISKIVNSVSSLFFKDNYMKLYNLEFAQINYSQNVANGITLNAKMAYEQRKPLFNTTDYSFFKRDDMYSSNNPLAPNDYDTPAFNQHHVLKTSLTTQINFGNKYISRPNARFNVKNDKYPTLYLTYEKAFAASEKKYEFDRIAALVQYDLALANKGLLGTSFRAGKFFNAENISFIDYKHFNGNQTHIGTADRYLNVFNLMPYYANSTNDSYFESHLEYNDTGFIMNKIPLLNLLKSTLNLGFHSLAIPDRKPYTEFTVGLDNLGFGKFKLFRVDYVHSYQGGIQQNGVVFGLKILNVLD